A single Halobellus ruber DNA region contains:
- a CDS encoding thiamine pyrophosphate-dependent dehydrogenase E1 component subunit alpha, translating into MNEAPRPEPPGSIDPEVGSISQADLTVDTYQVIDADGSYDTERLPDLTEEQFQDLYRWMLLQRTYDERGTKLQRRGRLGTFVSGKGQEGAIVGSGFALQDQDWVFPYGRAAGTLLMHGLSLRDILLYWRGVEDASRMKGANVYGFAISIGSHIPVVTGAGWAMKLDGRDSIAFASLGDGATSTGAFHEGMNFAGVLDVPAVFFCHNNQYAISLPFEKQTAADTVAQKALAYGMDGIRVDGNDVLAVYNAVAEARRRALAGDPVLVEAVTYRRAAHTTSDDPTRYRSDEEVEDWERRDPLERYETFLRDAGFWEGIDEEAIREEVEAEFSAAVDAADAFEERNVEEMFAYIHEEMPPEVRRQYEEYAAFLEDHPEMDDYIEQRPKG; encoded by the coding sequence ATGAACGAGGCCCCCAGACCGGAACCGCCGGGTTCGATCGACCCCGAGGTGGGGTCGATCTCGCAGGCGGATCTGACGGTCGACACGTACCAGGTGATCGACGCCGACGGGTCCTACGACACCGAGCGACTGCCGGACCTCACCGAAGAGCAGTTCCAGGACCTCTACCGGTGGATGCTCCTGCAACGGACCTACGACGAACGCGGGACCAAACTCCAGCGCCGCGGCCGGCTCGGTACGTTCGTCTCCGGGAAGGGTCAGGAGGGCGCGATCGTCGGCAGCGGGTTCGCACTGCAGGATCAGGATTGGGTGTTCCCGTACGGCCGCGCGGCCGGCACGCTGTTGATGCACGGCCTGTCGTTGCGTGACATCCTGCTGTACTGGCGGGGGGTCGAGGACGCCTCCCGGATGAAGGGCGCGAACGTCTACGGCTTCGCGATCTCCATCGGGTCGCACATCCCCGTCGTGACCGGCGCGGGGTGGGCGATGAAGCTCGACGGCCGGGATTCGATCGCGTTCGCGAGCCTCGGCGACGGCGCCACCTCGACGGGCGCGTTCCACGAGGGGATGAACTTCGCGGGCGTCCTCGACGTCCCGGCGGTGTTCTTCTGTCACAACAACCAGTACGCCATCTCGCTGCCCTTCGAGAAACAGACCGCCGCCGACACTGTCGCCCAGAAGGCGCTCGCCTACGGGATGGACGGCATCCGCGTCGACGGCAACGACGTCTTGGCCGTCTACAACGCCGTCGCGGAGGCACGGCGGCGTGCGCTGGCGGGGGACCCCGTGCTGGTCGAGGCGGTCACCTACCGCCGGGCGGCCCACACCACGAGCGACGACCCGACGCGGTACCGGAGCGACGAGGAGGTCGAAGACTGGGAGCGGCGCGACCCGCTTGAGCGCTACGAGACGTTCCTCCGGGACGCCGGGTTCTGGGAGGGGATCGACGAGGAAGCCATCCGCGAGGAGGTCGAAGCCGAGTTCTCCGCGGCGGTCGACGCCGCCGACGCCTTCGAGGAGCGCAACGTCGAGGAGATGTTCGCGTACATCCACGAGGAGATGCCGCCGGAGGTCCGCCGGCAGTACGAGGAGTACGCGGCGTTCCTGGAGGACCACCCGGAGATGGACGACTACATCGAACAGCGGCCGAAGGGGTAA
- a CDS encoding FAD-binding oxidoreductase, whose amino-acid sequence MSRDCSFLRDLPLSAEQVSFATEDRAEFGTDYGVVEADASPPDAVVYPESTEDVSVTLAAANERDVPVTPYAAGSSTEGNAVPVAGGITLSMERLDSILGFRPDDMQVDVQPGVVGEEMDAHVADEGLFFPAFPQSAAFSTVGGMIANDASGIRAVKYGEVREWVLELEVVKADGTVIEVGTKARKTSAGYNLLDLIVGSEGTLGVVTRATMDLAVAPARTLGGRATFDDLDDAAAAITEAVRAGVDVATIELIDPLTAEIANSYTDAGLPPVPMVFFELHGRGVDREAEVLSGIFERHGARRIETSEDDEEMTDLWRARREIGRALPEYDPDRVLDVVGDVTVPIGSYPEMIRFIGEVGDEYGIPIPAFGHAGDGNAHYAILVNRDDPEEVDRAHEAAETIVRGAIDRGGTCTGEHGVGVGKRGYLTREYDPAVLSTMRDVKEALDPNGILNPGKIFE is encoded by the coding sequence ATGTCACGCGACTGCTCGTTCCTGCGTGATCTCCCGCTCTCGGCGGAGCAGGTGAGTTTCGCGACGGAGGACAGAGCCGAGTTCGGGACCGACTACGGCGTCGTCGAAGCCGACGCCAGCCCGCCGGACGCGGTGGTGTACCCCGAATCGACGGAGGACGTGTCGGTCACCCTGGCTGCAGCCAACGAGCGTGACGTGCCCGTGACGCCGTACGCCGCCGGATCGAGCACCGAGGGCAACGCGGTGCCCGTGGCGGGCGGCATCACCCTGTCGATGGAGCGGCTGGATTCGATCCTCGGGTTCCGGCCGGACGATATGCAGGTCGACGTCCAGCCGGGCGTCGTCGGCGAGGAGATGGACGCCCACGTCGCCGACGAGGGGCTGTTCTTCCCGGCGTTCCCACAGTCGGCGGCGTTCTCGACGGTCGGGGGGATGATCGCCAACGACGCAAGCGGGATCCGCGCGGTGAAGTACGGCGAGGTCCGCGAGTGGGTGCTCGAACTCGAAGTCGTGAAAGCCGACGGAACGGTGATCGAGGTCGGGACGAAAGCCCGGAAGACCTCCGCGGGCTACAACTTGCTTGACCTGATCGTCGGCAGCGAGGGCACCCTCGGGGTCGTGACGCGGGCGACGATGGACCTGGCAGTCGCGCCCGCACGGACGCTCGGCGGCCGCGCGACCTTCGACGACCTCGACGACGCGGCGGCCGCGATCACCGAGGCCGTCAGGGCTGGCGTCGACGTGGCGACGATCGAACTCATCGACCCGCTGACCGCCGAGATCGCGAACAGCTACACCGACGCGGGGTTGCCCCCGGTCCCGATGGTGTTCTTCGAGCTCCACGGCCGCGGCGTCGACCGCGAGGCCGAGGTGCTCTCGGGGATATTCGAGCGTCACGGCGCCCGACGGATCGAAACCAGCGAGGACGACGAGGAGATGACCGACCTGTGGCGCGCCCGCCGGGAGATCGGCCGGGCGCTGCCGGAGTACGACCCCGACCGCGTGCTCGACGTCGTCGGGGACGTGACCGTCCCGATCGGCTCCTACCCGGAGATGATCCGGTTCATCGGCGAGGTCGGAGACGAATACGGGATCCCGATCCCCGCGTTCGGCCACGCGGGCGACGGCAACGCCCACTACGCCATCCTGGTGAACCGCGACGACCCCGAGGAGGTCGACCGCGCCCACGAGGCCGCCGAGACGATCGTTCGGGGGGCGATCGACCGCGGCGGCACCTGCACGGGGGAACACGGCGTCGGCGTCGGAAAGCGCGGGTACCTCACCCGCGAGTACGACCCCGCGGTGCTGTCGACGATGCGGGACGTGAAGGAGGCTCTCGACCCCAACGGGATCCTGAACCCCGGGAAGATCTTCGAGTAG
- a CDS encoding alpha-ketoacid dehydrogenase subunit beta, whose translation MQATIVEALNDALHEEMDNDDRTIVFGQDVAESGGVFRVTEDLLETYGEKRVLDTPLSEIAIVGGAIGLATFGYRPVAEIQFSGFLPPAFDQLVTNASRIRWRTRGELTAPMVVRTPYGAGVRALEHHSESLEAAYAHIPGLKLVIPSTPHDAKGLLVSAIRDPDPVLFFEPKHVYRSFREEVPEGSYTEPLGEAAVREEGEDVTVISWGAMMHQTREAVDQLDVDCEVIDLRSISPLDRETVLESVKKTGRCVIVHEAPKTGGFAGELVATINDEALMYLEAPIERVTGFDVPVPLLSMEDYYIPHPPRIAAAIEDVIEY comes from the coding sequence ATGCAGGCAACCATCGTCGAGGCGCTCAACGACGCACTGCACGAGGAGATGGACAACGACGACCGGACCATCGTGTTCGGCCAGGACGTTGCCGAGTCCGGCGGCGTCTTCCGCGTCACGGAGGATCTGCTTGAAACGTACGGCGAGAAGCGGGTTCTCGACACGCCGCTGTCGGAGATTGCGATCGTCGGCGGGGCGATCGGGCTGGCAACCTTCGGCTACCGTCCGGTCGCGGAGATCCAGTTTTCGGGCTTTCTGCCGCCCGCGTTCGACCAGTTGGTGACCAACGCCAGCCGGATCCGGTGGCGGACCCGCGGGGAGCTCACCGCGCCGATGGTGGTCCGGACGCCGTACGGCGCGGGCGTCCGGGCGCTCGAGCACCACTCCGAGAGCCTGGAGGCCGCCTACGCGCACATCCCGGGGCTGAAGCTCGTGATCCCGAGCACCCCCCACGACGCGAAGGGGCTGCTCGTCTCGGCCATCCGCGACCCCGACCCCGTCCTCTTTTTCGAGCCGAAGCACGTCTACCGCTCGTTCCGCGAGGAAGTACCCGAAGGGAGCTACACCGAACCGCTCGGCGAGGCCGCCGTCCGCGAGGAGGGCGAGGACGTGACCGTGATCTCCTGGGGTGCGATGATGCACCAGACGCGGGAGGCGGTCGATCAACTGGACGTCGATTGTGAGGTGATCGACCTCCGGTCGATCTCGCCGCTCGACAGGGAGACGGTGCTCGAGTCCGTAAAGAAGACCGGCCGGTGCGTGATCGTCCACGAGGCGCCGAAGACCGGCGGGTTCGCCGGGGAACTCGTCGCGACGATCAACGACGAGGCGCTGATGTATCTGGAGGCGCCGATCGAGCGGGTCACCGGCTTCGACGTGCCGGTGCCGCTGCTGTCGATGGAGGACTACTACATCCCGCACCCGCCGCGGATCGCCGCGGCCATAGAGGACGTTATCGAGTACTGA
- a CDS encoding IclR family transcriptional regulator translates to MGRGTKPIGAVERSLEIVAALDELGSAGASAVARELGLSKSTAYTHLHTLDEAGYAVKENGEYRLSCRFLELGSNVQYGIELYRRGKDEVQSLAADTDERTNLVIEEDGMGTCVYTTDAKGSMDIHMGPGDRYHMHATGTGKAILAHLPPSRVDEIVAEHGLPEFTENTVTTREELDRTLAEIREDGISLDEEETVEGLRCIAAPIVVDGDPLGALSVSGPSERFSDAEREAELTEAVREAANVVQLNFVFS, encoded by the coding sequence ATGGGACGCGGTACGAAACCGATCGGCGCAGTCGAGCGATCGTTGGAGATAGTCGCGGCGCTCGACGAACTGGGGTCCGCGGGGGCCTCGGCGGTCGCCCGCGAACTCGGGCTCTCGAAGAGCACGGCGTATACCCACCTGCACACGCTGGACGAAGCCGGATACGCGGTGAAAGAGAACGGCGAATACCGGCTGAGCTGTCGGTTCCTCGAACTCGGATCGAACGTCCAGTACGGGATCGAACTCTACCGCCGGGGGAAAGACGAGGTTCAGAGCCTGGCCGCCGACACCGACGAGCGGACGAACCTCGTCATCGAGGAGGACGGGATGGGAACCTGCGTTTACACGACCGACGCGAAGGGGTCGATGGACATCCATATGGGCCCGGGCGACAGGTACCATATGCACGCGACAGGCACCGGTAAGGCCATTCTCGCCCACCTCCCGCCCAGCCGCGTCGACGAAATCGTCGCCGAACACGGGCTGCCGGAGTTCACCGAAAACACCGTCACGACCCGCGAGGAACTCGACCGGACGCTCGCGGAGATCCGCGAAGACGGGATCTCCCTCGACGAGGAGGAGACCGTCGAGGGGCTCCGGTGTATCGCCGCGCCGATCGTCGTCGACGGCGACCCGCTGGGCGCCCTGAGCGTCTCGGGCCCGTCGGAGCGGTTCAGCGATGCGGAACGGGAGGCCGAACTGACGGAGGCGGTCAGGGAGGCCGCAAACGTCGTGCAACTGAACTTCGTTTTCTCCTGA
- a CDS encoding 2-oxo acid dehydrogenase subunit E2, with product MALKEFALPDVGEGVAEGELVTWLVEAGERVEEDQPIAEVETDKAMVEIPSAYDGVVSELRAEEGEMVPVGEVFVVFETDEDDAAGDDTATAGAADEGSAGAVGGDPTDDAAVPDGRVFAPPRVRRLARAEGVDLGNVAGSGPGGRITEADVEAAAGAGSGAAADDGSRESPGDGTVTAGASTNGTSESIQSGAAGRSRADRDRTLAMPATRQLAREEGVDLDAVPASEERDGEAFVTPADVRSYADAGREATPEGATLPTASAPESSASAGTESTVDGETAPETDAEATPGTDVEATTAAEESGPRPGDRVPYTGIRRTIGDRMAESKYTAPHVSHHDEVDVTDLVETRTRLKEVADDSGVTLTYLPFVIKAVIAGLRAEPYMNSQLDEEAEEIVLHDEYHIGIAVATDAGLMVPVVENADRKGLLEIAREVQDLAKRARDRTISVDELRGSTFTITNLGAVGGEHASPIINYPEAGILALGEIKEKPAVHEGEVVPREILTISASVDHRIVDGAIAARFTNKVKQYLHDPDLLLLE from the coding sequence ATGGCACTCAAAGAGTTCGCGCTGCCCGACGTCGGCGAGGGCGTCGCCGAGGGGGAGCTCGTGACCTGGCTCGTCGAGGCGGGCGAGCGCGTCGAGGAGGACCAGCCCATCGCCGAGGTGGAGACCGACAAGGCGATGGTCGAGATCCCCTCGGCCTACGACGGCGTCGTCTCCGAACTGCGCGCCGAGGAGGGGGAGATGGTGCCGGTGGGCGAGGTCTTCGTCGTCTTCGAGACCGACGAGGACGACGCCGCGGGCGACGATACAGCAACGGCGGGGGCGGCGGATGAGGGCTCCGCCGGCGCCGTGGGTGGCGATCCGACCGACGACGCGGCGGTCCCCGACGGTCGCGTGTTCGCCCCGCCGCGGGTCCGCCGGCTCGCGCGGGCGGAGGGCGTCGACCTCGGGAACGTCGCGGGCAGCGGTCCGGGCGGGCGGATCACCGAGGCTGACGTGGAGGCCGCTGCGGGCGCCGGGTCCGGGGCGGCTGCCGATGACGGCTCCAGGGAGAGTCCTGGCGACGGAACGGTCACCGCCGGGGCGAGCACCAACGGCACAAGCGAGTCGATCCAGTCCGGCGCCGCCGGCCGCTCCCGTGCCGACCGCGACCGGACGCTCGCGATGCCCGCGACCCGGCAGCTCGCACGGGAGGAGGGCGTCGACCTCGACGCGGTGCCTGCAAGCGAGGAGCGCGACGGCGAGGCGTTCGTGACGCCCGCGGACGTCCGATCCTACGCCGACGCGGGGAGAGAGGCGACACCGGAGGGAGCGACGCTGCCGACAGCCTCGGCACCCGAGTCGTCGGCGTCGGCGGGGACGGAATCCACAGTCGACGGGGAGACGGCACCCGAGACCGACGCGGAGGCGACACCCGGAACCGACGTGGAGGCGACCACGGCCGCGGAGGAGTCCGGCCCTCGACCCGGCGATCGGGTTCCGTACACCGGCATCCGCCGGACCATCGGCGATCGGATGGCCGAATCGAAGTACACCGCGCCGCACGTCAGCCACCACGACGAGGTCGACGTGACCGATCTGGTCGAGACCCGAACCCGGCTCAAGGAAGTCGCCGACGACTCCGGCGTCACCCTCACGTACCTCCCGTTCGTCATCAAAGCGGTCATCGCGGGGCTGAGGGCGGAGCCGTATATGAACTCCCAACTCGACGAGGAGGCCGAGGAGATCGTCCTCCACGACGAGTACCACATCGGGATCGCGGTCGCAACCGACGCCGGGTTGATGGTCCCGGTCGTCGAGAACGCCGATCGGAAGGGGCTGCTCGAGATCGCCCGGGAGGTCCAGGACCTCGCGAAGCGCGCCCGCGATCGCACGATCTCGGTCGACGAACTCCGGGGCAGCACGTTCACGATCACGAACCTGGGCGCGGTCGGTGGCGAGCACGCCTCGCCGATCATCAACTACCCCGAGGCGGGGATTCTGGCGCTCGGCGAGATCAAGGAGAAGCCAGCCGTTCACGAGGGCGAGGTCGTGCCGCGGGAGATCCTCACCATCTCGGCGTCGGTCGACCACCGGATCGTCGACGGCGCGATCGCGGCGCGGTTCACGAACAAAGTAAAACAGTACCTTCACGACCCCGACCTGCTTCTGTTGGAGTAA
- a CDS encoding ArsR/SmtB family transcription factor — protein sequence MSALLPRRSPVEPTTDESQVVSLDDVGSEAVFSVLSSEVARTLLAELHNGPATQSELADSADTSIQNVSYHLDNLVDAGLVDVVDQWYSEKGREMDVYAPEGSLVLVVGDAGDLTESDSEPEPQPVETPPRAGD from the coding sequence ATGAGCGCGCTACTCCCACGACGCTCGCCCGTCGAACCGACCACGGACGAATCACAGGTCGTCAGCCTCGACGACGTCGGCTCCGAGGCGGTGTTCTCCGTTCTCTCCTCGGAGGTCGCCCGGACGCTCCTCGCGGAGCTGCACAATGGGCCCGCGACGCAATCGGAGCTAGCAGACAGCGCCGACACCTCGATCCAGAACGTCAGCTACCACCTCGACAACCTCGTGGACGCTGGACTCGTCGACGTCGTCGACCAGTGGTACTCGGAGAAAGGTCGCGAGATGGACGTGTACGCGCCGGAGGGGTCGCTGGTGTTGGTGGTCGGCGACGCCGGCGACCTGACCGAGTCCGACTCGGAGCCGGAACCGCAGCCCGTCGAGACCCCGCCGAGGGCGGGCGACTGA
- a CDS encoding rhomboid family intramembrane serine protease, whose translation MPRSRRATVDLLVVLAAVFGLQQVAGAVGFGIEWFALATPVRRPWTLVTTVYAHASLGHLLANAVGFVLVGLVLERSTSRIRFHAFVLATGMVSAGVEFLVGAALGTPVAVLGASGALLAGFGYLLAGNRLAEGVLARIEIGRRGSVALLLGVAAAVTLLTAGPGVAVVAHFVGFAIGAVAGRVGVLQGGSRPGTVGGVPRQ comes from the coding sequence ATGCCCCGTTCCCGCCGGGCGACCGTCGATCTCCTCGTCGTCCTCGCGGCGGTTTTCGGCCTCCAGCAGGTCGCGGGAGCGGTCGGGTTCGGGATCGAGTGGTTCGCGCTGGCGACGCCGGTGCGACGCCCCTGGACGCTGGTCACGACCGTCTACGCCCACGCGTCGCTGGGTCATCTGCTCGCCAACGCCGTCGGATTCGTTCTGGTCGGGCTCGTCCTCGAGCGGTCGACCTCCCGGATCCGATTTCACGCGTTCGTCCTGGCCACGGGGATGGTCTCGGCCGGCGTGGAGTTCCTCGTCGGAGCGGCGCTCGGAACGCCGGTCGCGGTACTCGGTGCCAGCGGGGCCCTCCTCGCGGGGTTCGGCTACCTGCTCGCCGGCAACCGCCTGGCCGAGGGCGTCCTCGCGCGGATCGAGATCGGCCGACGCGGGTCAGTGGCGCTGTTGCTCGGTGTCGCGGCCGCGGTGACGCTTCTGACCGCCGGCCCCGGCGTCGCGGTGGTCGCCCACTTCGTCGGGTTCGCAATCGGGGCCGTCGCCGGCCGGGTCGGGGTACTTCAGGGTGGGAGCCGACCGGGGACGGTCGGCGGCGTGCCGCGACAGTAG
- the lpdA gene encoding dihydrolipoyl dehydrogenase produces MVMGDVATGTDVLVIGGGPGGYVAAIRAAQHDLDVTLVERDAYGGTCLNHGCIPSKAFITAADLAHEAGNAEAMGIHADPAVDMAGLAAWKDDVVDQLTSGVEKLCKANGVHLLEGTAAFKDDHTARIAHGGEGQGMESVEFEECIVATGSRPLEIPGFSFADEPVWASKDALAAEAVPDELVVVGAGYIGMELSTTFAKVGADVTVVEMLDSALPAYDEDVTRVVRSRAADLGVDFQFGEGASEWHETGDGIEVVTETDEGETASYDADKVLVAVGREPVTDTLELDTIGLEPDENGFLATDDRARTEVDHIYAVGDVAGEPMLAHKASAEGVVAAETTAGEPAALDHQAIPAAVFTDPEIGTVGMTESEAADAGYDPVVGEMPMRASGRALTMNESEGFVRLVGDGETGFLLGAQIVAPEASELIAELGLAIELGATIEDVASTIHTHPTLSEATMEAAENAMEQAIHTLNR; encoded by the coding sequence ATGGTAATGGGAGACGTTGCGACCGGGACCGACGTACTGGTGATCGGCGGCGGACCGGGCGGCTACGTGGCCGCCATCCGCGCCGCACAGCACGACCTCGACGTCACGCTCGTCGAGAGGGACGCCTACGGCGGCACCTGCCTGAACCACGGCTGCATCCCATCGAAGGCGTTCATCACCGCCGCCGACCTCGCACACGAGGCCGGCAACGCGGAGGCGATGGGGATCCACGCCGACCCCGCGGTCGATATGGCCGGGCTGGCCGCCTGGAAGGACGACGTCGTCGACCAGCTGACAAGCGGCGTCGAGAAGCTGTGTAAGGCCAACGGCGTCCACCTGCTGGAGGGAACCGCGGCGTTCAAAGACGACCACACTGCCCGCATCGCCCACGGCGGCGAGGGCCAGGGGATGGAATCCGTCGAGTTCGAAGAGTGCATCGTCGCCACCGGCTCGCGGCCGCTGGAGATCCCCGGGTTCTCCTTCGCCGACGAGCCCGTGTGGGCCTCGAAGGACGCGCTCGCGGCCGAGGCGGTCCCCGACGAACTGGTGGTCGTCGGCGCGGGCTACATCGGAATGGAGCTGTCGACGACGTTCGCGAAGGTCGGTGCCGACGTGACCGTCGTCGAGATGCTCGACTCCGCGCTCCCGGCGTACGACGAGGACGTCACGCGGGTCGTCCGCTCCCGTGCGGCGGATCTGGGCGTCGACTTCCAGTTTGGCGAGGGCGCAAGCGAGTGGCACGAGACCGGAGACGGAATCGAGGTCGTGACCGAGACCGACGAGGGCGAAACCGCCAGTTACGACGCCGACAAGGTGCTCGTCGCGGTCGGCCGCGAGCCCGTCACCGACACGCTCGAACTCGATACGATCGGGCTCGAACCCGACGAAAACGGCTTTCTCGCGACCGACGACCGGGCCCGGACCGAGGTCGACCACATCTACGCCGTCGGCGACGTCGCCGGCGAGCCGATGCTCGCGCACAAGGCCAGCGCCGAGGGCGTCGTCGCCGCCGAAACGACCGCGGGCGAACCCGCCGCGCTCGACCACCAGGCCATCCCCGCCGCAGTCTTCACCGACCCCGAGATCGGGACCGTCGGGATGACCGAATCCGAGGCCGCCGACGCCGGCTACGACCCCGTGGTCGGGGAGATGCCGATGCGCGCCAGCGGCCGGGCGCTCACGATGAACGAATCGGAGGGCTTCGTCCGCCTCGTCGGCGACGGGGAGACCGGGTTCCTGCTCGGCGCACAGATCGTGGCCCCGGAGGCCTCCGAACTGATCGCGGAGCTCGGGCTGGCGATCGAACTGGGTGCGACGATCGAGGACGTCGCCAGCACCATCCACACCCACCCGACGCTGTCGGAGGCGACGATGGAGGCCGCCGAGAACGCGATGGAGCAGGCGATCCACACGCTGAACCGGTAA
- a CDS encoding ABC transporter transmembrane domain-containing protein: MSDEDGGFSGIRESVDGHPMRLLLGYAGAYWPRITLGVFAAMLTRFARLVPPVIVATTIDRVVLDSADPGLLTEAGLLPGGAITGEAARLAFLQRLIAIAALAYLLRSVTRFGSRYLLQSSAQKVQRDLRNDTYDHLQHLSMDFFANHQTGGMMSILNSDINRLEQFLNTEFRQLIRVVATVGGIAAVLWYYAPTLAIIALAPVPIIGLASAAFLRWIEPRYKSLRETVARLNTRLENNLGGVAVVKAFNRYAFERDRVAERSEAYHDEKVAALRIRRGFFATLRLLTGVVFVLILYVGGRAIITTPPGEAALISTGAFAAFFLYLRRLYSPMRRIGRSANKYQLAKSSAERVFGLLGRKPTVTEPDDPYVPDRIDGDVAFEDVWFSYDQRESVLKSVSLDVPAGATIGLAGATGAGKSTLVKLVPRLHDVDEGRVTVDGRDVRAYDLQALREEIAVVEQNPYLFSGTVAENVAYGDSDVLAGERGDGDPGAARERVVAAAEAAAADGFVSELPDGYETQIGERGIKLSGGQRQRIAIARALLNDPAIIIFDEATSDVDTETEEEIKASIDRLIEDRTAFVIAHRLSTIRDADRVVVLDDGEVVESGTHDRLLSESGEYAALWDAQVDDARAVDADD, translated from the coding sequence GTGAGCGACGAGGACGGCGGGTTCAGCGGGATTCGTGAGTCCGTCGACGGTCACCCGATGCGGCTGCTGCTGGGGTACGCCGGAGCGTACTGGCCGCGGATCACGCTCGGCGTGTTCGCGGCGATGCTGACGCGGTTCGCCCGGCTGGTACCGCCTGTCATCGTCGCGACGACCATCGACCGGGTCGTCCTCGACTCGGCCGACCCCGGGCTGCTGACGGAGGCCGGACTCCTCCCCGGCGGCGCGATCACTGGCGAGGCCGCCCGGCTGGCGTTCCTCCAGCGGCTGATCGCCATCGCGGCGCTCGCGTACCTGCTCCGGTCGGTCACCCGGTTCGGGTCGCGGTACCTGCTTCAGTCGTCGGCACAGAAGGTCCAGCGGGACCTCCGGAACGACACTTACGACCATCTTCAGCACCTCTCGATGGACTTCTTCGCAAACCACCAGACCGGGGGGATGATGTCGATCCTCAACAGCGACATCAACCGGCTGGAGCAGTTCCTCAACACCGAGTTCCGACAGCTCATCCGCGTGGTCGCTACCGTCGGCGGCATCGCGGCCGTGCTGTGGTACTACGCGCCGACGCTGGCGATCATCGCGTTGGCGCCGGTCCCGATCATCGGACTCGCGAGCGCGGCCTTCCTCCGGTGGATCGAGCCGCGGTACAAATCCCTCCGGGAGACGGTCGCGCGGCTCAACACCCGGCTGGAGAACAACCTCGGGGGCGTCGCCGTGGTGAAGGCGTTCAACCGCTACGCCTTCGAACGCGACCGGGTCGCCGAACGGAGCGAGGCGTACCACGACGAGAAGGTGGCGGCGTTGCGGATCCGCCGGGGCTTCTTCGCCACGCTCCGGTTGCTCACGGGGGTCGTGTTCGTGCTCATCCTGTACGTCGGCGGACGGGCTATCATCACGACGCCGCCCGGGGAGGCCGCGCTGATCTCCACGGGAGCGTTTGCGGCCTTCTTCCTCTACCTCCGGCGGCTCTACTCCCCGATGCGACGGATCGGCCGGTCGGCCAACAAGTACCAGCTCGCGAAATCCAGCGCCGAGCGGGTGTTCGGGCTGCTCGGCCGGAAGCCGACGGTCACCGAGCCCGACGACCCGTACGTCCCCGACCGGATCGACGGCGACGTCGCCTTCGAGGACGTGTGGTTCAGCTACGACCAGCGGGAATCGGTCCTGAAATCCGTGTCGCTCGACGTACCGGCCGGGGCGACGATCGGGCTGGCCGGCGCGACCGGCGCCGGCAAGTCGACGCTTGTGAAACTCGTGCCGCGGCTCCACGACGTTGACGAGGGCCGTGTCACCGTCGACGGCCGCGACGTCCGGGCGTACGACCTCCAGGCGCTGCGGGAGGAGATCGCGGTGGTCGAGCAGAACCCCTACCTCTTTTCGGGCACCGTCGCCGAGAACGTCGCGTACGGCGACAGCGACGTGCTGGCGGGCGAACGCGGCGACGGCGACCCCGGAGCCGCGCGGGAACGGGTCGTCGCCGCCGCGGAGGCCGCAGCCGCCGACGGGTTCGTCTCGGAGCTCCCGGACGGGTACGAGACACAGATCGGCGAGCGGGGGATCAAACTCTCCGGGGGCCAACGACAGCGGATTGCAATCGCCCGGGCGCTGCTCAACGACCCCGCGATCATCATCTTCGACGAGGCAACGAGCGACGTCGACACCGAGACCGAAGAGGAGATCAAAGCGAGCATCGACCGGCTGATCGAGGACCGGACCGCGTTCGTGATCGCCCACCGGCTGTCGACCATCCGGGACGCCGACCGGGTCGTCGTGCTCGACGACGGCGAGGTCGTCGAATCGGGGACTCACGACCGCCTGCTGTCCGAGTCCGGCGAGTACGCCGCCCTGTGGGACGCCCAGGTCGACGATGCCAGGGCGGTCGACGCGGACGATTGA